In the Armatimonadota bacterium genome, CCTGCTCTCGCTATCGGCCCACAAGCGCTACGGCCCCAAGGGCATCGGCGCCCTGTACGTCCGCCGCGGCGTGACCCTGGCGCCGCTGCTCCGCGGGGGCAGCCAGGAGCGCGGCCGCCGGGCTGGCACCGAGAACACGCCCGCCATCGTGGGGTTCGGCGTGGCGGCCGCCCTCGCGCAGGCCGCCATGGCGGAGGAGGCGGCGCGCATCGCGGCGTTGCGCGACCGGCTGGCCGCGGGGCTCGCCGCCCTGCCGGGCGCGCGGCTCAATGGCCATCCCACCCGACGGCTGCCGGGCATCGTCAACGTCTCGTTCGCCGATGCCGACAGCGAGTCGCTGTTGCTGGCGCTCGATCTGGAGGGGATCGCCGCCTCGTCGGGCTCGGCGTGCACCTCGGGCAGGCTGGAGCCCTCCCACGTGATCGCGGCCCTGGGCGTGCCCCCAGCCCATGCGGCCGGCACGGTGCGGTTCTCGCTGGGCCGCTGGAGCACCGAGGACGACGTCGACGCCGTGCTGGACGTGCTCCCGCGGATTCTGGCATCGGTGCGGGCCGTGACCGCGCGCCCCCGGTGAGCCGCCGCGCCCCGCGGTGCGGCGTGCGACGCCCGTGGGCAGCGGGTGCGCGGGCCTGCTGCGGCGTCCGCGTGTTGACGCTCTTCTGCAACTCTGCGATGATGGGGACTGGCCTGCCGCGCGGGCGGGACGGGGCGTTCTGCCGATGACGGTGCTGGTCGACTACCTCCCCATTCTCGTGCACCTCGTGCTGGCCGTCGGGCTGACGGCGGCCCTGCTTGGGGCCCACGCGCTGCTGGGCGGCCGCCGCCCGACGCCGGCGAAGGTCGAGCCCTACGAGTCGGGGATGTGGGCGATCGGGACCGCGCGGGAGCGCGTGCCCATCCGGTACTACCTGATCGCGATGCTGTTCATCCTGTTCGACCTGGAGATCGTCTTCCTGTTCCCCTGGGCCGTGGTTTTCCGCCGGCTGGGCGTCTTCGGCTTGGTGGAGATGCTGGTGTTCGTCGGCGTGCTGGGCCTGGGGCTCCTCTACGCCTGGAAGCGGCAGGCGCTGGAATGGCAGTGACCACCGTCGAGCCCGCCGAGGTCCGCGAGGTCGAGCGGCGCGTGTTGACCACCACCGTGGAGAAGATGGTGGCGTGGGCGCGCTCGGGCAGCATCTGGCCAGCGCAGTTCGGCCTGGCGTGCTGCGCCATCGAGATGATGGCCAGCGCCGGGGCGCGCTTCGACATCGCGCGCTTCGGCAGCGAGCTGTTCCGCGCCTCGCCCCGCCAGGCCGACCTGCTGATCGTCTCGGGCCGCGTCTCCCAGAAGATGGCGCCTGTGCTGCGTCACATCTACGACCAGATGCTGGAACCCAAGTGGGTCATCGCCATGGGCGACTGCGCCTCGTGCGGCGGGGTGTTCAACAACTACGCGCTGGTCCAGGGGGTCGACAAGATCGTGCCGGTCGACGTCTACGTGGCCGGGTGCCCGCCGCGACCCGAGGCGCTGCTCTACGGCGTGTTGAAGCTCCGGGAGAAGATCGCCGCCGGCGGAGGCCGTCGCTGATGGACGCCGGGGCGCTGGCGGCCCGGGTGCAGGCGCACCTGGGAGGCGAGCTGGAGCGCGTCGAGTTCCGCGGGGAGGTCACGGTGGTCGTGCCGGCCGACCGCGTGCTGGACGCGCTCGAGGCGGTGCGAACCGCACCCGGCGGTCCGTGGATGCTCACGGATCTCACGGCGGTGGACCGCCATCCGGCCGAGCCGCGGTTCGAGGTGGTCTACCTGCTGGCCGGGCTGCAGCCGCCGGTGCGGTTGCGCCTCAAGGCGCGGCTGCCGGGCGCCCGGCCGGTGATCGCCAGCGCCACCGGGCTGTGGCCCGGCGCCAACTGGCTGGAACGCGAGGTCTACGACCTGTTCGGGATCCGCTTCGAGGGCCACCCGCACCTGACGCGGATCCTGTTGCCGGACGACTGGGAGGGACACCCGCTGCGCAAGGACTACCCGCTGACCGAGGAGCCGGTGCAGTTCATCGGGCACGTCCCCAAGGTCCCCAGCGCGATCATTCCCACGTCGCCGCCGCGGCCCTAGCCGCGGACGCGTCCCGGCACCCGCAGGACGGGCGCGGGCGCGCGGGCGGGTGAGCGAGCATGACAACGCGCCAGACCGAGACGCTGACCATCAACGTGGGACCGCAGCACCCCGCCACCCACGGGGTGTTGCGGGTGGTGCTGGACCTCGAGGGCGAGGTGATCGTCGGCTGCCGGCCGGTGATCGGCTACCTCCACACCGGCTTCGAGAAGACCATGGAGCACCGCACCTACCATCAGAACATCGTCTTCCCGGCGCGCATCGAGTACCTCGCCACCTTCATCGAGGAGTGCGCCTACGTGCTGGCCGTGGAGAAGCTGATGGGGATCACGCCGCCGGAGCGGGCGCAGGTGGCCCGGGTGATCCTCATGGAGCTCTCGCGCATCGCCAGCCACCTGGTCTGGCTGGGCACCAGCGTGCTGGAACTCAACGTCACCAGCGGGTTCTTCTACTGCTTCCAGGCCCGTGAGCCGATCCTCGACCTGTTCGAGATGGTCTCCGGCCAGCGCATGATGCACGGCTACATCCGCATCGGCGGGCTGGCCTGGGACCTGCCCGAGGGCTTCGTCCCGCGGGTCCGGCAGGTGATGGAGCACCTGCCCCGCCAGCTGGACGACCTGGAGGCCATGCTCACCGACAACCTGATCTGGCGGCGGCGCACCGAGGGCGTGGGGGTGCTGTCGGCGGCCGACGCGCTCCGCTTGGGGTGCACGGGCCCGCTGCTGCGCGGCTCGGGCGTCGCCTACGACGTGCGCAAAGCGTTTCCGTACAGCGGCTACGAGCAGTACGCGTTCGACGTCCCGGTGGGCACCGCCGGCGACTCGTTCGAGCGGTACCGGCTGCGCATGGAGGAGATGCGTCAGGCGCGCCGCATCGTCCTCCAGGCCCTCGAGCGGCTGCCCGGGGGCCCGTGGATCGTCGACGACCGCAAGGTGGCCCTGCCCCCGCGGTCGGAGCTCGTCCGCAGCATGGAGGCGGTGATCCACCAGTTCAAACTGGTGAGCGAGGGCCTGCACCCGCCGGCGGGCGAGGTGTACCACGCGGTGGAGTCCCCGCGCGGCGAGAAAGGGTACTATCTGGTGAGCGACGGTAGCAACCGGCCGGTGCGGGTCCGGGTGCGCTCGGCGTCGTTCAACAACCTCCAGGCGCTGCCCGTCATGCTCCAGGGACACACCATGGCCGACGTCGTGGTGGTGATCGCCACCATCGATCCCGTCCTGGGGGACGTGGACCGATGAGCGGCGCCCCGCAGGCCCAGGCGGCATGCGGCCGCGCGGCAGGGACGTCGGCGAGGATGCGATGCCGGTGAGCGTCCCACCTGCGGCTGCCGCCCGCGCCGACCGGCGACCGCTCAGCGAAGCCGCCCGCCAGGAGATCCGGCAGCTGGCGGCCCGGTACGAGCACCGGCAGTCGGCGCTGCTGCCGGCGCTCTTCGTGGCCCAGGCGGAGTACGGGTGGCTGCCGCCCGAGGCACTGGAGGGCGTGGCGC is a window encoding:
- the ndhC gene encoding NADH-quinone oxidoreductase subunit A, whose translation is MLVDYLPILVHLVLAVGLTAALLGAHALLGGRRPTPAKVEPYESGMWAIGTARERVPIRYYLIAMLFILFDLEIVFLFPWAVVFRRLGVFGLVEMLVFVGVLGLGLLYAWKRQALEWQ
- a CDS encoding NADH-quinone oxidoreductase subunit B family protein, with protein sequence MAVTTVEPAEVREVERRVLTTTVEKMVAWARSGSIWPAQFGLACCAIEMMASAGARFDIARFGSELFRASPRQADLLIVSGRVSQKMAPVLRHIYDQMLEPKWVIAMGDCASCGGVFNNYALVQGVDKIVPVDVYVAGCPPRPEALLYGVLKLREKIAAGGGRR
- the nuoD gene encoding NADH dehydrogenase (quinone) subunit D, whose translation is MTTRQTETLTINVGPQHPATHGVLRVVLDLEGEVIVGCRPVIGYLHTGFEKTMEHRTYHQNIVFPARIEYLATFIEECAYVLAVEKLMGITPPERAQVARVILMELSRIASHLVWLGTSVLELNVTSGFFYCFQAREPILDLFEMVSGQRMMHGYIRIGGLAWDLPEGFVPRVRQVMEHLPRQLDDLEAMLTDNLIWRRRTEGVGVLSAADALRLGCTGPLLRGSGVAYDVRKAFPYSGYEQYAFDVPVGTAGDSFERYRLRMEEMRQARRIVLQALERLPGGPWIVDDRKVALPPRSELVRSMEAVIHQFKLVSEGLHPPAGEVYHAVESPRGEKGYYLVSDGSNRPVRVRVRSASFNNLQALPVMLQGHTMADVVVVIATIDPVLGDVDR
- a CDS encoding NADH-quinone oxidoreductase subunit C produces the protein MDAGALAARVQAHLGGELERVEFRGEVTVVVPADRVLDALEAVRTAPGGPWMLTDLTAVDRHPAEPRFEVVYLLAGLQPPVRLRLKARLPGARPVIASATGLWPGANWLEREVYDLFGIRFEGHPHLTRILLPDDWEGHPLRKDYPLTEEPVQFIGHVPKVPSAIIPTSPPRP